A genomic stretch from Nitrospira sp. includes:
- a CDS encoding TlyA family RNA methyltransferase produces MIQKISPERERLDRVLVNRGLVASREDAARLILAGLVRVDGVVVDKAAKLTLPDAAVEVTGPASPYVGRGGEKLAGALDEFHVDPKERICFDVGCSTGGFTDCLLQRGARRVYAVDVGYGQFEWRLRQDPRVVLMERTNIRHLPPDAIPEPIDLIVIDVSFISLTLVLPCVVPYLTSSGSIITLIKPQFEVGKGLVGRGGIVRDDGLRQGAADKVIACAASLGLDLAGRMESPIEGRKGNREILAWFRRKA; encoded by the coding sequence ATGATTCAGAAAATCAGTCCAGAGCGAGAACGGCTCGATCGTGTGCTGGTCAATCGGGGATTGGTCGCCAGTCGTGAGGATGCGGCTCGCCTGATCCTGGCGGGTCTTGTCCGGGTTGACGGGGTGGTCGTCGATAAGGCGGCGAAGCTGACGTTGCCGGATGCGGCCGTCGAAGTGACCGGGCCTGCTTCTCCCTACGTGGGGCGAGGCGGTGAGAAGCTGGCGGGCGCGCTGGATGAGTTTCATGTGGATCCGAAGGAGCGGATCTGTTTTGACGTGGGCTGTTCCACGGGAGGCTTTACGGACTGCCTGCTGCAGCGGGGCGCCCGTCGTGTGTATGCCGTGGATGTGGGATACGGACAGTTCGAGTGGCGGCTCCGCCAGGACCCGCGGGTGGTGCTCATGGAGCGGACCAATATCCGCCATCTGCCCCCTGATGCGATTCCGGAACCGATCGACCTGATTGTCATCGACGTGTCATTCATTTCCCTGACGCTGGTCTTGCCCTGTGTTGTGCCCTATCTCACCTCCTCGGGCTCGATCATCACGCTGATCAAGCCGCAATTCGAAGTGGGAAAGGGACTCGTCGGTCGGGGAGGGATCGTGCGGGACGATGGGCTGCGGCAGGGGGCTGCGGACAAGGTCATTGCCTGTGCCGCGTCTTTGGGGTTGGATCTGGCTGGTCGTATGGAGTCGCCTATCGAGGGGCGAAAGGGAAATCGGGAGATTCTTGCCTGGTTTCGCCGCAAGGCCTGA
- the xseB gene encoding exodeoxyribonuclease VII small subunit: MAAVKFEYAMARLETIVAELEKGDLPLDDSLKIFEEGIRLSKTCLKMLEDAERKVEILVQEKDGKKRIQAFSPGEDEPEHPQS, encoded by the coding sequence GTGGCTGCAGTAAAATTTGAATATGCGATGGCGAGGTTGGAGACGATCGTTGCCGAACTGGAAAAAGGTGATCTGCCGCTCGATGATTCGTTGAAAATCTTTGAAGAGGGGATCCGATTATCGAAGACCTGCCTCAAGATGCTGGAAGATGCTGAGCGCAAGGTGGAGATCCTGGTGCAAGAAAAGGACGGAAAGAAACGGATTCAAGCCTTTTCGCCCGGTGAGGATGAGCCGGAACATCCGCAGTCGTAG
- a CDS encoding exodeoxyribonuclease VII large subunit — MTGHNLSLPLLLSVSEVTRLIRESLEDQFREVWVEGEISNLRAPTSGHLYFTLKDAQSQLRGVLFRSGASRLRFALQEGVSVVARGRISVYEPRGEYQLIVDAVEPKGIGALQLAFEQLRDRLSHEGLFDEARKRPLPEFPRTVGVVTSLTGAAIRDIVAVLRRRCPVVDILLAPVPVQGEGAGERIAAAIHALNEMPQVDVLIVGRGGGASEDLWAFNEEAVVRAIVQSRVPVVSAVGHEIDVTLADFAADHRAPTPSAAAEAVVPVLAEILARFSELDGRLRRLLDNAIKIQRHRLDRSIGGLGEMRFRVHAQAQHLDDLHDRMTGSVTERLTALQRDLVEHRHALLSKGPHHRIRAARVLLPQLSKRLEQEARRGIFSRRQLMAARVAALEALSPLAILSRGFSILRTVPEGTMVRRASDVMVGQTVQARLAEGQLVCVVREVLGESVS, encoded by the coding sequence ATGACCGGGCACAATCTTTCGCTGCCACTCCTCCTGTCCGTGTCCGAGGTGACACGGCTCATTCGGGAATCGCTGGAAGACCAATTCCGTGAAGTCTGGGTCGAAGGCGAAATCTCCAATCTTCGTGCTCCCACATCAGGACACCTCTATTTCACGCTGAAAGATGCGCAGAGCCAGCTCCGTGGCGTGCTGTTCCGGTCCGGAGCCTCGCGGCTTCGGTTTGCGCTGCAGGAGGGAGTGTCCGTCGTGGCTCGGGGGCGCATTTCTGTGTATGAGCCTCGGGGGGAATATCAGCTGATCGTGGACGCCGTCGAACCGAAGGGGATCGGCGCCTTGCAGCTGGCGTTCGAGCAGCTCAGGGACCGGTTGTCGCATGAAGGGTTGTTCGACGAAGCCAGGAAGCGGCCCCTGCCGGAATTCCCCCGAACGGTCGGCGTGGTGACTTCGCTCACCGGGGCCGCGATCCGCGATATCGTGGCGGTGCTTCGTCGTCGCTGCCCGGTCGTCGATATTCTCCTCGCGCCCGTTCCGGTGCAGGGTGAGGGAGCCGGCGAGCGCATTGCGGCGGCGATTCATGCATTGAATGAGATGCCGCAGGTGGATGTCCTGATCGTCGGGCGTGGCGGAGGAGCGTCGGAGGACCTCTGGGCGTTCAACGAGGAAGCGGTGGTGCGTGCGATTGTGCAATCCAGGGTGCCGGTCGTTTCGGCCGTCGGGCACGAAATCGACGTCACGCTTGCGGATTTTGCGGCGGACCATCGAGCCCCGACTCCCTCCGCGGCGGCTGAGGCGGTTGTGCCCGTGCTGGCCGAAATTCTCGCACGATTCTCTGAGTTGGATGGTCGTCTGCGTCGTCTCCTGGACAATGCGATAAAGATTCAACGGCACCGTCTTGATCGGTCGATCGGCGGACTGGGCGAGATGCGCTTTCGGGTTCACGCGCAGGCCCAGCACCTGGACGATCTGCACGATCGCATGACTGGCAGCGTGACCGAGCGTCTCACCGCCTTGCAGCGCGATCTGGTGGAACATCGGCATGCGCTGCTCTCGAAGGGCCCGCACCATCGGATTCGAGCCGCACGTGTCTTGCTCCCGCAACTGTCCAAACGGTTGGAGCAGGAGGCGCGTCGGGGGATCTTTTCGCGGAGGCAATTGATGGCGGCGCGCGTTGCCGCGCTTGAGGCCCTGAGTCCGTTGGCGATCCTGAGTCGGGGATTTAGTATCCTACGAACGGTTCCTGAAGGGACCATGGTGCGAAGGGCATCCGATGTGATGGTCGGGCAGACGGTTCAGGCCAGACTTGCAGAGGGGCAACTGGTGTGTGTGGTGCGCGAGGTGCTGGGAGAGTCAGTGTCTTGA
- a CDS encoding TIGR00282 family metallophosphoesterase, with protein sequence MKVLMIGDIMGEPGRRSVARLLPKLIADHAIDVVVGNGENVAGGFGITPDLVDDLFDLGVSVITTGNHAWDKKEILDVFPREPRLLRPANYPAGVPGRGSYVFTTPGGESLGILHLMGRAFMPTIDCPFQVAKREVERLKTQVSAIVVDMHAEATSEKMAMGHYLDGLVTVVAGTHTHVQTADEQILPKGTAYITDIGMTGPLHSVIGIKKELAIEKFLTGMPRRFEVASGPTVFCALLVDLDATLGKAVSVERIRVMD encoded by the coding sequence ATGAAAGTATTAATGATCGGAGACATTATGGGCGAGCCGGGACGACGGTCCGTGGCTCGCCTCCTGCCGAAGCTGATTGCCGACCACGCGATCGATGTCGTGGTGGGCAACGGCGAAAACGTCGCTGGTGGGTTCGGCATCACGCCTGATCTCGTGGATGATCTGTTCGATCTCGGGGTCTCTGTGATTACCACTGGCAACCATGCCTGGGACAAGAAGGAGATTCTCGACGTGTTCCCCCGGGAGCCTCGTCTGTTGCGTCCGGCCAACTATCCGGCCGGAGTGCCTGGGCGGGGCAGTTATGTCTTCACGACGCCGGGCGGCGAATCGTTGGGCATTCTTCATCTGATGGGACGGGCGTTCATGCCCACCATCGATTGCCCTTTTCAGGTTGCGAAGCGCGAAGTGGAGCGACTGAAGACGCAGGTTTCCGCCATTGTGGTCGACATGCATGCCGAAGCGACGTCGGAAAAAATGGCTATGGGCCATTATTTGGACGGGCTGGTCACGGTTGTCGCGGGGACCCATACCCATGTGCAAACGGCGGACGAGCAGATCCTGCCGAAGGGAACGGCGTACATCACGGATATCGGCATGACAGGGCCGCTCCATTCGGTCATTGGGATCAAGAAGGAGCTGGCAATTGAAAAGTTTCTGACCGGCATGCCCCGCCGGTTTGAGGTGGCTTCAGGCCCGACGGTCTTCTGTGCGCTGCTTGTCGACCTCGACGCGACGCTGGGGAAGGCCGTGTCGGTTGAACGTATCCGAGTGATGGATTGA